One genomic region from Candidatus Nitrosopumilus koreensis AR1 encodes:
- a CDS encoding pyridoxamine 5'-phosphate oxidase family protein has translation MPGITEEIKNFLDLQKLGYVATVSSDGTPNLSPKGTIIGWSKHQLAFADIRSPDTVKNLKTNPNVEINVIDPLLRKGFLFKGVAKIIKDVPPYDDILKYYRNNGIKSPIDSIILVDVVNVSEVTSPLYDLGIGEEEIKSKWKKHFDNL, from the coding sequence TTGCCTGGAATTACTGAGGAAATTAAGAATTTTTTAGATTTACAAAAGTTAGGTTATGTTGCAACAGTTTCTTCTGATGGCACACCAAATCTTTCGCCCAAAGGCACCATAATCGGATGGTCCAAACATCAATTGGCATTTGCAGATATTAGGTCCCCTGATACTGTGAAAAATTTGAAAACCAATCCGAATGTGGAAATAAATGTAATTGATCCGTTATTACGAAAAGGGTTTTTGTTTAAGGGTGTGGCCAAAATTATAAAAGATGTTCCTCCTTACGATGATATTTTAAAATATTATCGCAATAATGGTATCAAGAGTCCAATTGACTCAATCATACTCGTTGATGTTGTTAATGTCTCAGAGGTCACATCTCCTTTATATGATCTAGGAATAGGTGAAGAAGAAATTAAATCAAAATGGAAAAAACATTTTGATAATTTATGA